One genomic segment of Clostridium estertheticum subsp. estertheticum includes these proteins:
- the rfbC gene encoding dTDP-4-dehydrorhamnose 3,5-epimerase, producing METKIDGVYIIEPKVFGDNRGYFMETYNKNDFFEAGLKMEFVQDNESKSKKGVLRGLHFQTKHTQGKLVRVTKGQVFDVAVDLRIGSATFGKWEGVILTDENKKQFYVPEGFAHGFLVLSDEAVFNYKCTDYYAPEYDSGVLWNDKDIAIKWPLDGIEEILLSDKDKIQKRLKDLEISFEYKGSN from the coding sequence ATGGAAACTAAAATAGACGGTGTTTATATAATTGAACCTAAAGTTTTTGGGGACAACAGAGGATATTTTATGGAGACCTACAATAAAAATGATTTTTTTGAGGCTGGGCTTAAAATGGAATTTGTTCAAGATAATGAATCAAAGTCTAAAAAAGGTGTACTCAGGGGACTTCATTTTCAAACTAAACATACTCAAGGTAAATTAGTCCGAGTTACAAAGGGACAAGTCTTTGATGTAGCAGTAGATTTAAGAATAGGTTCAGCAACTTTTGGAAAATGGGAAGGAGTTATCCTTACAGACGAAAACAAAAAGCAATTTTATGTTCCAGAAGGATTTGCTCATGGTTTTTTAGTCCTTTCAGATGAGGCTGTATTTAATTATAAATGCACAGATTACTATGCACCAGAATATGATAGTGGAGTATTATGGAATGATAAAGATATAGCTATAAAGTGGCCACTGGATGGCATAGAGGAAATTTTATTATCAGATAAGGATAAAATACAAAAAAGACTAAAAGATTTAGAAATATCATTTGAATATAAGGGGAGTAATTAA